A genomic window from Gemmatimonadaceae bacterium includes:
- a CDS encoding dihydrofolate reductase family protein, whose amino-acid sequence MSKVFVSIGLSLDGYLAPEGMTMSDPGHMGWGAKWGALMAWIVNTQYFRENLKIGGGGETGPINDLVRHTTERIGANIMGRRMFDQGEVAWPEEAPFHTPVYVLTHSPREPWARPGGTMFHFVTDGPERALALARDAAGDRDVRIAGGADVIQQFLNRDLVDELEIALAPVLFHRGRRLFENIAEPGPQFRIDRVINGPAATHLRYVRA is encoded by the coding sequence ATGAGCAAGGTCTTCGTCAGCATCGGGCTGAGCCTCGATGGCTACCTCGCCCCGGAAGGAATGACAATGAGTGACCCCGGCCATATGGGGTGGGGAGCCAAGTGGGGCGCGCTGATGGCCTGGATCGTTAACACCCAGTACTTCCGCGAGAACCTCAAGATCGGCGGCGGTGGCGAGACGGGCCCAATCAACGATCTCGTTCGACACACCACCGAGCGCATCGGCGCGAACATTATGGGCAGGCGGATGTTCGACCAAGGCGAGGTCGCCTGGCCGGAAGAAGCTCCGTTCCACACGCCGGTCTACGTGCTTACGCATTCCCCCCGAGAACCCTGGGCGCGCCCGGGCGGCACGATGTTCCACTTCGTCACCGACGGCCCTGAGCGCGCCCTCGCGCTCGCACGGGATGCCGCGGGCGACCGCGACGTCCGTATTGCCGGGGGCGCCGATGTCATCCAGCAATTCCTGAATCGCGACCTGGTCGACGAGCTGGAGATCGCGCTCGCACCGGTGCTGTTTCACCGCGGACGACGGCTCTTCGAGAACATTGCCGAGCCCGGGCCACAGTTCCGCATCGATCGTGTCATCAACGGACCCGCCGCGACACACCTGCGTTATGTCAGGGCGTGA